From the genome of Mustelus asterias chromosome 7, sMusAst1.hap1.1, whole genome shotgun sequence, one region includes:
- the sdr16c5b gene encoding epidermal retinol dehydrogenase 2, whose translation MNFLLESLVTVFLSLYYSLEALLLLVVPVRRKNVSGEIVLVSGAGSGIGRLVALEFARLHSTLVLWDISEEGNQETARQARDSGASRVYTYTCDCSNKTSVYQVADKVKREVGDVSILINNAGIVTGKKFMDSPDALLEKTMEVNTLAHFWTYKAFLPAMIASNHGHLVSIASSAGLFPVNGLADYCSSKFAAVGFAQSVALELLVSGKNGIKTTIVCPYFINTGMFDGCKTKWPHLLPILDPNYAAKKIINAILREQVLLVMPRSLSFLFAIRNLLPVKLGILLGQYFGVFNAMDDFKGRVKKD comes from the exons ATGAATTTCCTCCTGGAGTCGCTGGTAACTGTGTTCCTGTCGCTGTACTATAGCCTGGAAgcgctgctgctgctggtggtgCCGGTGCGGAGGAAGAATGTGAGCGGGGAGATCGTGCTGGTGAGCGGGGCCGGCAGTGGCATCGGGCGGCTCGTGGCGCTCGAGTTCGCCCGCCTGCACTCCACGCTCGTGCTCTGGGACATCAGTGAGGAAGGCAACCAGGAGACAGCCCGGCAGGCCCGAGACAGTGGAGCTTCCAGGGTCTACACCTACACGTGTGACTGCAGCAACAAGACTTCTGTCTACCAAGTAGCCGACAAG GTgaaaagagaggttggagatgtcAGTATTCTGATTAACAATgcaggtattgtcactggaaaaAAATTTATGGATTCACCCGATGCCTTGCTGGAGAAAACCATGGAAGTGAACACTCTGGCACATTTTTGG ACCTATAAAGCGTTCCTGCCTGCAATGATTGCCAGCAACCATGGCCACCTGGTTAGCATTGCCAGTTCAGCAGGATTGTTTCCAGTCAATGGATTGGCAG ATTATTGTTCAAGCAAGTTTGCAGCAGTTGGCTTTGCTCAGTCTGTTGCTCTAGAATTGCTAGTTTCAGGGAAAAATGGCATCAAGACTACCATCGTTTGCCCATACTTCATAAACACTGGCATGTTTGATGGCTGTAAAACCAA GTGGCCACATCTTCTTCCCATTTTAGATCCAAACTATGCTGCCAAAAAGATTATTAATGCCATTTTACGGGAACAAGTGCTTCTTGTGATGCCACGAAGCCTAAGTTTTTTGTTTGCTATTAGAAA TTTGCTTCCCGTGAAACTTGGAATTCTTCTTGGACAGTATTTTGGTGTTTTCAACGCCATGGATGACTTCAAGGGTCGAGTTAAAAAGGATTAA